Below is a window of Entelurus aequoreus isolate RoL-2023_Sb linkage group LG07, RoL_Eaeq_v1.1, whole genome shotgun sequence DNA.
GTATAGAGCTCGTTATTCTTACTTCAGGTTCTTCTACCATTTTCAGGCCTTGCTCCTCCTCTGAGCTGCTGAGGGACTCACTGCTGAAGATGCAGGGATCAATTATTTTTGGGGTATCTCCAAACAAATCAGctattagtaataataacaacaacagtaaGTAGATTACCTGTCATATTGGCAGACTCCAGACACTGGTTTTGTGCAAAACTGAACTTTGGTCTCCCTTCCTATGCACACAACAAATACACATAACTCATTTTTTATGTTGACATCACGGGTGTCATGTGATCTTACCTTCTCTTTCATGCTCTCTGTCGCTGTCGTTATAAAACCTGAAAAAGGCCTTAATTCTTTCCTGCTCTTCTTCGCATTGAGCCAACATGGTGACCTCATTCTCAAGGTGTGGAGGGACGTTCAGGTCTAACATTTCAGCATCTTCTGCTCTTTCGGGTATTTTTGACGCAATGTCGTCAGTGCTCCCCTGGAAACATCGTTCTGCTTCATGTTCTACATATTCACATGAAGAGAAATCTGAGGGATAATCTGCATAGCTTTCTCCTGCCTCCTGGTGCTCCTCACCTGAGAAATCTTTCATCTTGTGGACATCAGCTATTAGTTCTTCCACATTTTCCTTTACCTCAACCTTTGTATGAAATGAGTCCACTTGCgtcttttcttctttcttttcatTTCCTTCATCACTTTTAGGAATAGTCACAAAATCCTCACTCACATCTTCATCTTGACGGTTGTCCAGGATTAGACCTTGCACCTTATCAAACTCCTCCCTATTTTCTGGACTACAGGTGACATCATGCACTGATAAGAAATCTGCCATTCCTTTCTCCTCCTCTGCCGAGTCGTCATATTCCTCTTCCAGGTTCCTGTGGATGTCCTCAGGTGTTCCATGGAAGCTGTCTTCATGGGTCTGAACATTTACATCTTCATGTGTGTGTGCAGTGTCCTCAACACACACATTTCTTGTGTCATAAATTGCTTCCTGGCCTGCCTCTTTCGTCTCTCCTCCATCACTTTCATCCAGCTTCAAAGTCTCAAAGTCCCCGTCAGGGAATGATGTTACTGTAAGAGCCCAAATCATTGTCATCACCTTTTTGCATTCACACATTGTATCTCGACACCAGAGGGCGCTGTCTTTCTTAAATTGTGGCATGGTAATTCACGGAATCAGGATCAGAGCtcacctacagtcgtggtcaaaagtttacatacacttgtaaaaaacataatgtcatggctgtcttgagtttccaatgatttctacatctcttattttttgtgatggagtgattggagcacatacttgttggtcagatgaaaccaaaaattgagctgtttggccacaatccccaggaatatgtttggaggagaaaaggtgaggcctttaatcccaggaacaccattcttaccgtcaagcatggtggtggtagtattatgctctcagcctgttttgctgccaatggagctggtgctttacagagagtaaatgggacaatgaaaaaggaggattacctccaaattcttcaggacaacctaaaatcatcagcccggaggttgggtcttgggcgcagttgggtgttccaacaggacaatgaccccaaacacacgtcacaaagtggtaaaggaatggctaaatcaggctagaattaaggttttagaatggccttcccaaagtcctgacttaaacgtgtggacaatgctgaagaaactagtccatgtcagaaaactaacacatttagctgaactgcaccaattttgtcaagaggagtggtcaaaaattcaaccagaagcttgtggatggctaccaaaagcaccttattgcagtgaaacttgccaagggacatgtaaccaaatattaacattgctgtatgtatacttttgacccagcagatttggtcccattttcagtagacccataataaattcataaaagaaccaaacttcatgaatgttttttgtgaccaacaagtatgtgctccaatcactttatcacaacaaaataagagttgtggaaattattggaaactcaagacagccatgcatcaagggttggaattgggggttaaatcaccaaaaatgattcccaggcgcggcaccgctgctgcccactgctcccctcacctcccagggggtgatcaaggggatgggtcaaatgcagaggacaaatttcaccacacctagtgtgtgtgacaatcattggtactttaactttaacttaacttaacattatgttctttacaagagtatgtaaacttttgaccacagctGCACATAATCCTCTCTAGAATAAGATGACTGAACTTGAGGTGCGAGGACtttttgtaatcaatcaatcaatcaaaatcaggtcaaaaataaatgttttacccTTACGATGTGGGATTTCTTTGCACTAGATGTTTTTAGTACTTCAGAAAATAACATTAGcatttttattcattcattattttatcCTTGATTACAGTGGTTTTCAagctttttttcaccaagtaccacctccaaAAGCATAAAAAATAAGGCAGAGGTATATTCAAT
It encodes the following:
- the LOC133654118 gene encoding myb-like protein X isoform X4 yields the protein MDPGLTDLLSDAFSVTSFPDGDFETLKLDESDGGETKEAGQEAIYDTRNVCVEDTAHTHEDVNVQTHEDSFHGTPEDIHRNLEEEYDDSAEEEKGMADFLSVHDVTCSPENREEFDKVQGLILDNRQDEDVSEDFVTIPKSDEGNEKKEEKTQVDSFHTKVEVKENVEELIADVHKMKDFSEHEAERCFQGSTDDIASKIPERAEDAEMLDLNVPPHLENEVTMLAQCEEEQERIKAFFRFYNDSDREHEREGRETKVQFCTKPVSGVCQYDSSESLSSSEEEQGLKMVEEPEEWMERPKSLQIKRDSPSGALKHETNINNTQLCKSRHEVMLTLILKYSFILPLVYFDFVFPQYPRLLKLMLMTSLVTLIGLLMFWLAVHQMDWLALCVFF
- the LOC133654118 gene encoding uncharacterized protein LOC133654118 isoform X2, which translates into the protein MDPGLTDLLSDAFSVTSFPDGDFETLKLDESDGGETKEAGQEAIYDTRNVCVEDTAHTHEDVNVQTHEDSFHGTPEDIHRNLEEEYDDSAEEEKGMADFLSVHDVTCSPENREEFDKVQGLILDNRQDEDVSEDFVTIPKSDEGNEKKEEKTQVDSFHTKVEVKENVEELIADVHKMKDFSGEEHQEAGESYADYPSDFSSCEYVEHEAERCFQGSTDDIASKIPERAEDAEMLDLNVPPHLENEVTMLAQCEEEQERIKAFFRFYNDSDREHEREGRETKVQFCTKPVSGVCQYDSESLSSSEEEQGLKMVEEPEEWMERPKSLQIKRDSPSGALKHETNINNTQLCKSRHEVMLTLILKYSFILPLVYFDFVFPQYPRLLKLMLMTSLVTLIGLLMFWLAVHQMDWLALCVFF
- the LOC133654118 gene encoding uncharacterized protein LOC133654118 isoform X3 gives rise to the protein MDPGLTDLLSDAFSVTSFPDGDFETLKLDESDGGETKEAGQEAIYDTRNVCVEDTAHTHEDVNVQTHEDSFHGTPEDIHRNLEEEYDDSAEEEKGMADFLSVHDVTCSPENREEFDKVQGLILDNRQDEDVSEDFVTIPKSDEGNEKKEEKTQVDSFHTKVEVKENVEELIADVHKMKDFSGEEHQEAGESYADYPSDFSSCEYVEHEAERCFQGSTDDIASKIPERAEDAEMLDLNVPPHLENEVTMLAQCEEEQERIKAFFRFYNDSDREHEREGRETKVQFCTKPVSGVCQYDSSESLSSSEEEQGLKMVEEPEEWMERPKSLQIKRDSPSGALKHETNINNTQLCKSRHEYPRLLKLMLMTSLVTLIGLLMFWLAVHQMDWLALCVFF
- the LOC133654118 gene encoding uncharacterized protein LOC133654118 isoform X1; this encodes MDPGLTDLLSDAFSVTSFPDGDFETLKLDESDGGETKEAGQEAIYDTRNVCVEDTAHTHEDVNVQTHEDSFHGTPEDIHRNLEEEYDDSAEEEKGMADFLSVHDVTCSPENREEFDKVQGLILDNRQDEDVSEDFVTIPKSDEGNEKKEEKTQVDSFHTKVEVKENVEELIADVHKMKDFSGEEHQEAGESYADYPSDFSSCEYVEHEAERCFQGSTDDIASKIPERAEDAEMLDLNVPPHLENEVTMLAQCEEEQERIKAFFRFYNDSDREHEREGRETKVQFCTKPVSGVCQYDSSESLSSSEEEQGLKMVEEPEEWMERPKSLQIKRDSPSGALKHETNINNTQLCKSRHEVMLTLILKYSFILPLVYFDFVFPQYPRLLKLMLMTSLVTLIGLLMFWLAVHQMDWLALCVFF